One genomic region from Motacilla alba alba isolate MOTALB_02 chromosome 5, Motacilla_alba_V1.0_pri, whole genome shotgun sequence encodes:
- the LOC119701360 gene encoding microtubule cross-linking factor 1-like → MASRLCRARGRRHFVQRAARRPRASGERRHFLPSPGARRQRLRRRGRAGHGEGTGAGDKAPGSGSRSAGAIRAPLGRARAPRGRTARPGTASAVPFPSRPPAALSPAAIRVRLWGRRTLCLKLCLGVLSYEIFRILVYPSWTT, encoded by the exons ATGGCGTCGCGGCTGtgccgggcgcggggccgccgccaTTTTGTGCAGCGGGCGGCGAGGCGCCCGCGCGCCAGCGGGGAGCGGCGCCATTTCCTGCCCTCCCCCGGCGCGCGCCGGCAGCGCCTGAGGCGGCGGGGACGGGCAGGGCACGGTGAGGGGACGGGCGCGGGGGACAAAGCCCCGGGGAGCGGATCCCGCTCGGCCGGGGCCATCCGCGCTCCCTTGGGCCGTGCGcgggccccgcggggccgcACGGCCAGGCCGGGGACAGCGAGCGCTGTGCCCTTCCCTTCTCGGCCTCCTGCCGCATTATCTCCCGCTGCCATTCGAGTCCGGCTCTGGGGCAGAAGGACGCTGTGCTTAAAGCTGTGCTTGGGAGTGTTATCCTACGAGATTTTTAG AATCCTTGTCTATCCCAGCTGGACTACGTGA
- the IPO7 gene encoding importin-7 yields MDPSGIIEALRGTMDPALREAAERQLNEAHKSVNFVSTLLQITMSEQLDLPVRQAGVIYLKNMITQYWPDRESAPGEIPPYSIPEEDRHCIRENIVEAIIHSPELIRVQLTTCIHHIIKYDYPSRWTAVVEKIGFYLQSDNSACWLGILLCLYQLVKNYEYKKPEERSPLIAAMQHFLPVLKDSFIQLLNDPSDQSVLIQKQIFKIFYALVQYTLPLELINQQNLTEWIEILKTVVDRDVPAETLQVDEDDRPELPWWKCKKWALHILARLFERYGSPGNVSKEYNEFAEVFLKAFAVGVQQVLLKVLYQYKEKQYMAPRVLQQTLNYINQGVSHAVTWKNLKPHIQGIIQDVIFPLMCYTDADEELWQEDPYEYIRMKFDVFEDFISPTTAAQTLLFTSCSKRKEVLQKTMGFCYQILTEPNADPRKKDGALHMIGSLAEILLKKKIYKDQMEYMLQNHVFPLFSSELGYMRARACWVLHYFCEVKFKSDQNLQTALELTRRCLIDDREMPVKVEAAIALQVLISNQEKAKEYITPFIRPVMQALLHIIRETENDDLTNVIQKMICEYSEEVTPIAVEMTQHLAMTFNQVIQTGPDEEGSDDKAVTAMGILNTIDTLLSVVEDHKEITQQLEGICLQVIGTVLQQHVLEFYEEIFSLAHSLTCQQVSAQMWQLLPLVFEVFQQDGFDYFTDMMPLLHNYVTVDTDTLLSDTKYLEMIYSMCKKVLTGVAGEDAECHAAKLLEVIILQCKGRGIDQCIPLFVEAALERLTREVKTSELRTMCLQVAIAALYYNPHLLLNTLENLRFPNNVEPVTNHFITQWLNDVDCFLGLHDRKMCVLGLCALIDLEQIPQVLNQVAGQILPAFILLFNGLKRAYACHAEHENDSDDDDEAEEDEETEELGSDEDDIDEDGQEYLEILAKQAGEDGDDEDWEEDDAEETALEGYSTIIDDEDNPIDEYQIFKTIFQTIQNRNPAWYQALTQGLTEEQRKQLQDIATLADQRRAAHESKMIEKHGGYKFNAPVVPTSFNFGGPAPGMN; encoded by the exons GCTCATAAGTCAGTGAACTTTGTTTCAACTCTGCTTCAGATCACTATGTCCGAGCAACTGGATTTACCAGTGAGACAGGCAG GGGTTATCTACTTGAAAAATATGATAACCCAGTATTGGCCGGACCGTGAAAGTGCTCCTGGGGAGATCCCTCCTTACTCCATCCCAGAGGAGGACAGACACTGCATCCGTGAGAACATTGTAGAAGCCATTATCCACTCTCCTGAGCTGATCAG AGTGCAGCTTACTACTTGCATTCACCACATTATCAAGTATGATTATCCAAGTCGCTGGACTGCAGTTGTGGAGAAAATTGGATTTTATCTCCAGTCTGACAATAGTGCTTGTTGGCTTGGAATTCTTCTCTGTCTTTATCAACTTGTGAAAAACTATGA GTACAAGAAACCAGAGGAGCGGAGTCCCTTGATAGCTGCAATGCAACATTTTCTGCCAGTCCTGAAGGACAGCTTCATTCAGCTCCTGAATGATCCATCAGACCAGTCTGTCCTCATCCAGAAACAgatcttcaaaatattttatgccCTTGTCCAG taTACGTTACCTTTGGAGTTGATAAATCAGCAAAACCTGACTGAGTGGATAGAAATCCTGAAGACTGTTGTTGACAGGGATGTACCAGCT gaAACCCTTCAGGTTGATGAAGATGATAGACCTGAGTTGCCTTGGTGGAAGTGCAAGAAGTGGGCTTTGCATATCTTAGCTAGGCTCTTTGAGAG GTATGGAAGCCCTGGGAATGTTTCCAAGGAGTACAATGAGTTTGCTGAAGTTTTCCTGAAGGCCTTTGCTGTTGGTGTTCAGCAA GTGTTGCTGAAGGTGCTGTATCAATACAAGGAAAAGCAGTACATGGCTCCTAGAGTTCTGCAGCAAACACTAAATTACATCAATCAAGGAGTGTCTCATGCAGTCACCTGGAAGAATCTGAAACCTCATATTCAA gGAATCATCCAAGATGTTATTTTCCCCTTGATGTGCTATACAGATGCTGATGAAGAGCTTTGGCAAGAAGATCCATATGAATATATCCGCATGAAATTTG ATGTGTTTGAAGACTTCATTTCTCCAACAACTGCTGCTCAGACATTATTGTTTACATCATGTAGTAAAAGGAAAGAG GTCCTGCAGAAGACAATGGGCTTTTGTTATCAAATCCTTACGGAGCCAAATGCTGATCCTCGCAAGAAAGATGGTGCTTTACATATGATTGGTTCTTTGGCTGAAATTCTCCTAAAA aaaaagaTCTATAAGGATCAGATGGAATATATGTTGCAGAATCATGTGTTCCCTCTCTTCAGCAGTGAGCTGGGTTACATGAGAGCACGG gcttgcTGGGTTCTTCATTATTTCTGTGAAGTCAAATTTAAAAGTGACCAGAATCTCCAGACAGCCTTAGAACTCACGAGAAGGTGTCTGATAGATGATAGGGAAATGCCTGTGAAGGTGGAAGCTGCAATAGCTCTTCAAGTTCTCATCAGTAATCAAGAGAAAG CTAAAGAATATATTACTCCATTCATTAGACCTGTAATGCAAGCTTTGCTTCATATTATAAGAGAGACTGAAAATGATGATCTTACTAATGTGATTCAGAAGATGATCTGTGAATATAGTGAAGAAGTTACCCCAATTGCAGTAGAAATGACACAGCACTTG GCAATGACATTTAACCAGGTGATCCAGACTGGTCCAGATGAAGAGGGCAGTGATGACAAAGCAGTGACAGCAATGGGAATCTTGAATACTATTGATACACTTCTCAGTGTAGTTGAAGATCACAAGGAA attacccagcagctggaagggatctgTTTGCAAGTGATTGGAACAGTTTTGCAGCAGCATGTATTAG AGTTCTACGAGGAGATCTTTTCCTTGGCTCATAGTCTGACCTGCCAACAGGTTTCTGCACAAATGTGGCAGCTTCTTCCTCTTGTGTTTGAAGTCTTCCAGCAGGAtggttttgattattttacTG ATATGATGCCTCTCTTGCATAATTATGTGACCGTTGATACAGATACACTTCTGTCAGACACAAAATATCTTGAAATGATCTACAGTATGTGCAAGAAG GTCCTCACAGGAGTTGCTGGAGAAGATGCAGAATGTCATGCAGCAAAGCTGTTAGAAGTAATTATTCTTCAGTGCAAAGGGCGTGGCATAGATCAG TGCATACCCTTGTTTGTGGAAGCTGCCTTGGAGAGACTGACCAGAGAAGTGAAAACCAGTGAACTGCGAACCATGTGCCTCCAGGTTGCCATAGCTGCTTTGTATTACAATCCTCATTTACTATTAAACACGTTGGAAAATCTTCGTTTCCCCAATAACGTGGAGCCTGTCACCAATCACTTCATAACTCAGTGGCTTAATGATGTGGACTGTTTCCTGGG ACTCCATGACAGAAAGATGTGTGTGCTTGGCCTGTGTGCTCTTATTGATCTGGAGCAAATACCACAGGTTTTAAATCAAGTTGCTGGGCAGATCCTGCCAgcttttatccttttatttaaTGGATTGAAAAGAGCATATGCCTGTCATGCAGAGCATGAAAATGatagtgatgatgatgatgaagctGAAGAAGATGAGGAAACAG aggagctggggagtgATGAAGATGACATCGATGAAGATGGTCAAGAATATCTTGAAATTCTAGCAAAACAGGCAGGTGAAGATGGAGATGATGAAGACTGGGAAGAGGATGATGCTGAAGAGACTGCTTTGGAAGGTTATTCCACAATTATTGATGATGAAGATAACCCTATTGATgaatatcaaatatttaaaacaatttttcaga caaTTCAGAACCGTAACCCTGCGTGGTACCAGGCTTTGACACAGGGCCTTACcgaggagcagaggaagcagctgcaggacatAGCGACCCTGGCGGATCAGCGGCGGGCAGCACACG aatCCAAAATGATTGAAAAGCATGGAGGATACAAATTCAATGCTCCAGTTGTGCCAACTTCATTTAATTTTGGAGGCCCTGCCCCAGGAATGAATTGA